A region of Sulfurimonas sp. DNA encodes the following proteins:
- the murC gene encoding UDP-N-acetylmuramate--L-alanine ligase translates to MKIHFIGIGGIGISGLAQYMHYKGHEVSGSDISDTIITKKLRDLGIEVSIAHSGDAITSQDLVIHSAIIRPDNPEIIAAKKKGIEVLARREALLRILNTSKVYSVAGAHGKSTTTAILTAIMEGSAIIGAESKAFGSNVRYDELSDVLLFEADESDGSFINSNPHCAIVINAEPEHMEYYDYNYELFYDSYKTFINSAPFRVLNAEDPFLSTLKDDVEANWLYPTTDITNIEFVLIDDEPHTRFTLRDLGLFDVWGFGKHIALDASLAILAANESMDIEEIRTKLLTFKGIKKRFDIVGSESDSVIIDDYGHHPTEIKATFESVREYAQLKGFNKITAIWQPHKYSRTIDNLEEFIKCFEGVGELIILPVWSAGETPRDIDFKENFKHYNLIMADKIKRANNNITVIKNQETLKTLDKGLIIGFGAGDITYQIRGTA, encoded by the coding sequence ATGAAAATTCATTTTATCGGTATTGGTGGCATAGGAATCTCTGGTTTAGCACAATACATGCATTACAAAGGACATGAGGTTAGTGGTTCTGATATTTCTGACACTATCATTACTAAAAAACTTCGTGATTTAGGCATAGAAGTTTCTATTGCACATAGTGGGGATGCTATAACCTCTCAAGATTTAGTAATTCACTCAGCAATCATTCGTCCTGATAATCCAGAAATCATAGCAGCGAAAAAGAAAGGTATAGAAGTACTCGCTCGTCGTGAAGCTCTACTTCGAATACTTAACACTTCAAAAGTATACTCAGTTGCTGGTGCTCACGGTAAAAGCACTACAACAGCTATACTAACCGCTATCATGGAAGGTTCTGCTATTATAGGTGCGGAATCAAAAGCATTTGGCTCAAATGTAAGATATGACGAACTAAGTGATGTGTTACTATTTGAAGCTGATGAAAGTGATGGAAGTTTTATCAACTCAAATCCTCATTGTGCAATAGTTATCAATGCTGAACCTGAGCATATGGAATATTATGATTACAATTATGAGCTTTTTTATGACTCATATAAAACTTTTATTAACTCTGCCCCATTTCGTGTATTAAATGCAGAAGACCCATTTTTAAGCACTTTAAAAGATGATGTAGAGGCCAACTGGTTATATCCTACTACGGATATCACAAATATAGAATTTGTACTTATAGATGACGAACCTCACACAAGATTTACTCTTAGAGATTTAGGTTTATTTGATGTATGGGGATTTGGCAAGCACATCGCTCTAGATGCATCTCTTGCTATTTTAGCTGCCAACGAATCTATGGATATAGAAGAGATAAGGACTAAACTTCTTACCTTTAAGGGAATCAAAAAGCGTTTTGATATTGTCGGGTCTGAATCTGATAGTGTTATCATAGATGATTATGGTCACCATCCAACAGAAATAAAAGCTACTTTTGAATCTGTAAGAGAGTATGCACAACTCAAAGGTTTTAATAAGATTACTGCTATCTGGCAACCACATAAATACTCTCGTACAATTGATAATCTTGAAGAATTTATAAAATGTTTTGAAGGTGTGGGAGAACTAATAATACTCCCTGTGTGGTCAGCTGGGGAAACTCCTCGTGATATTGACTTCAAAGAGAACTTCAAACATTACAACTTAATCATGGCAGACAAAATCAAAAGAGCAAACAACAATATAACTGTTATTAAGAACCAAGAGACGCTAAAGACTTTAGACAAAGGTCTTATCATTGGTTTTGGAGCAGGAGATATAACTTACCAAATTAGGGGAACCGCATAA
- a CDS encoding cold-shock protein, with protein sequence MAALVNGTVKWFNSEKGFGFIEQENGGKDVFVHFRQVNSNGYDRVSLNEGQKVTFEIGEGEKGPQAENVTGL encoded by the coding sequence ATGGCAGCATTAGTAAACGGCACAGTAAAATGGTTCAACAGCGAAAAAGGTTTCGGATTTATCGAGCAAGAGAATGGTGGTAAAGATGTATTCGTACATTTCCGTCAAGTTAATAGCAATGGTTACGATCGTGTTTCACTAAACGAAGGTCAAAAAGTTACTTTCGAAATTGGTGAAGGCGAAAAAGGTCCTCAAGCAGAAAACGTTACAGGTCTGTAA
- a CDS encoding succinyldiaminopimelate transaminase has product MIFQPYPFEKLNDLLKHIEPNKNYNPAILTIGEPQFETPKFIQDSLCNNSNLLKKYPKTSGEISLRTAQRGFFKKRFSVDLKDEQIIPTFGTREVLFNFPQFLLFGKENSTIAFPNPFYQIYEGAAIATKSKIIHLSLDASNNFKPKINEDELSQCDLVILNFPNNPTTSTLSLDELGEWVYLSLKHNFVLLNDECYSELYTDEKMPSLLEASLHVGNTSFKNILVINSISKRSSAPGLRSGFIAGDENILKEYMKYRTYIGCASPLPLQSAAAAAWSDEKHVQASREIYKKNFEIAKEILKIEIPKATFYIWLKVDKPIEFTKKLYQNYNVKVLPGEFLARTDANGKNPGKDFVRIALVESEDKTTDALKRIKECLDAK; this is encoded by the coding sequence ATGATATTTCAACCATATCCATTTGAGAAGTTAAATGATTTACTAAAACATATAGAACCAAACAAAAACTACAATCCTGCTATTTTAACTATCGGTGAACCACAATTTGAAACTCCAAAGTTCATTCAAGATTCCCTTTGTAACAATTCTAATTTACTTAAAAAATATCCTAAAACTTCTGGTGAAATATCACTTAGAACTGCTCAAAGAGGTTTTTTCAAAAAAAGGTTTAGTGTTGATTTAAAAGATGAACAAATTATTCCTACTTTTGGAACTCGTGAAGTGCTATTTAACTTTCCTCAATTTTTACTATTTGGCAAAGAAAATTCAACTATCGCTTTTCCAAATCCTTTTTATCAAATTTATGAAGGTGCAGCGATTGCTACAAAATCAAAAATAATCCATCTAAGCCTAGATGCTAGCAATAACTTTAAACCAAAGATAAATGAAGATGAATTAAGCCAATGTGACTTAGTCATCTTAAACTTTCCAAATAACCCAACAACATCTACACTTAGCCTTGATGAACTTGGCGAATGGGTGTACTTGAGTTTAAAGCATAACTTTGTTTTACTAAATGATGAGTGTTATAGCGAACTATATACTGATGAAAAAATGCCATCTCTACTTGAAGCATCGTTGCATGTTGGAAATACTAGCTTTAAAAATATCTTAGTAATTAACTCTATCTCAAAACGCTCATCTGCGCCAGGTCTTCGTTCAGGCTTTATAGCAGGAGATGAAAACATATTAAAAGAGTATATGAAGTACAGAACTTATATCGGTTGTGCTTCTCCCCTTCCTCTTCAAAGTGCAGCTGCTGCAGCTTGGAGTGATGAAAAACATGTACAAGCATCAAGAGAAATTTATAAAAAGAACTTTGAAATTGCAAAAGAAATACTAAAAATAGAAATTCCAAAAGCAACTTTTTATATCTGGTTAAAAGTTGATAAACCCATAGAATTTACAAAAAAACTTTATCAAAATTACAATGTAAAAGTTCTTCCCGGTGAATTTTTAGCTAGAACAGATGCTAATGGTAAAAATCCAGGAAAAGATTTTGTGCGAATTGCTTTAGTTGAGAGTGAAGACAAAACAACGGATGCCCTAAAAAGAATTAAGGAATGCTTAGATGCCAAGTAA